Proteins from one Gallus gallus isolate bGalGal1 chromosome 15, bGalGal1.mat.broiler.GRCg7b, whole genome shotgun sequence genomic window:
- the MAPKAPK5 gene encoding MAP kinase-activated protein kinase 5 isoform 1 (isoform 1 is encoded by transcript variant 1), which produces MSGDPEMDKAIKETSILEEYNINWTQKLGAGISGPVRVCVKKSSQERFALKILLDRPKARNEVRLHMMCATHPNIVQIIEVYANSVQFPHESSPRARLLIVMEMMEGGELFHRISQHRHFTEKQASQVTKQIALALQHCHSLNIAHRDLKPENLLFKDNSLDAPVKLCDFGFAKVDQGDLMTPQFTPYYVAPQVLEAQRRHQKEKSGIIPTSPTPYTYNKSCDLWSLGVIIYVMLCGYPPFYSKHHSRTIPKDMRKKIMTGSFEFPEEEWSQISEMAKDIVRKLLKVKPEERLTIEGVLDHPWLNSTEALDNILPSAQLMMDKAMVAGIQQAHAEQLANMRIQDLKVSLKPLHSVNNPILRKRKLLGTKPKDGVYIHDPENGSNDSNVALEKLRDVIAQCILPQAGENEDEKLNEVMQEAWKYNRECKLLRDTLQSFSWNGRGFTDKVDRLKLAEIVKQVIEEQTNSHDSQ; this is translated from the exons ATGTCGGGGGATCCCGAGATGGATAAAGCGATCAAG GAAACCTCCATTTTAGAGGAGTACAACATTAACTGGACTCAGAAGCTGGGAGCTGGGATCAGTGGCCCTGTTAG AGTCTGCGTGAAAAAATCCTCTCAAGAACGCTTTGCACTGAAAATCCTTCTTGATCGTCCAAAAGCTAGAAATGAG GTACGTCTGCACATGATGTGTGCAACACATCCAAATATTGTTCAAATTATTGAAGTTTATGCTAACAGTGTGCAGTTCCCACATGAATCCAGCCCAAG GGCTCGGCTCCTAATTGTAATGGAGATGATGGAAGGGGGAGAgctatttcacagaatcagcCAGCACCGGCACTTTACTGAGAAGCAAGCAAGCCAAGTAACAAAGCAG ATAGCTTTGGCTTTGCAGCATTGCCACTCACTAAACATTGCACATAGAGACCTCAAGCCCGAGAATCTCCTCTTCAAGGATAACTCTTTG GATGCACCTGTTAAATTGTGTGACTTTGGGTTTGCCAAAGTAGACCAAGGTGACTTGATGACACCACAGTTCACTCCATATTACGTAGCACCTCAG GTATTGGAGGCACAAAGGCggcatcagaaagaaaaatctggtATTATCCCCACCTCTCCAACACCGTACACATATAACAAG AGCTGTGACTTGTGGTCCCTGGGTGTCATTATTTACGTCATGCTGTGTGGATACCCTCCGTTTTACTCCAAACACCACAGTCGGACAATTCCAAAGGACATGCGGAAAAAGATCATGACAGGAAGTTTTGAATTTCCAGAGGAAGAGTGGAGCCAGATCTCAGAAATGGCGAAAGACATTGTGCGAAA GTTGCTGAAGGTCAAACCAGAGGAGCGGCTGACCATCGAAGGTGTGCTGGACCATCCCTGGCTCAACTCCACTGAGGCACTGGATAACATCCTACCCTCTGCCCAGCTGATGATGGACAAG gcAATGGTTGCAGGGATACAACAGGCTCATGCAGAACAGCTTGCAAACATGAGAATCCAAGACCTCAAAGTCAGTCTCAAACCCCTTCACTCCGTCAACAACCCTATCCTGCGCAAAAGGAAATTACTGGG CACAAAGCCAAAGGATGGTGTTTACATCCACGACCCGGAGAATGGAAGTAATGATTCCAATGTGGCTCTGGAAAAGCTCAGAGATGTGATTGCTCAGTGCATTCTACCACAGGCTG GAGAGAATGAGGATGAGAAGCTGAATGAAGTGATGCAGGAGGCGTGGAAGTATAATCGGGAGTGTAAGTTGCTGCGAGATACTC
- the MAPKAPK5 gene encoding MAP kinase-activated protein kinase 5 isoform 2 (isoform 2 is encoded by transcript variant 2), translating into MSGDPEMDKAIKETSILEEYNINWTQKLGAGISGPVRVCVKKSSQERFALKILLDRPKARNEVRLHMMCATHPNIVQIIEVYANSVQFPHESSPRARLLIVMEMMEGGELFHRISQHRHFTEKQASQVTKQIALALQHCHSLNIAHRDLKPENLLFKDNSLDAPVKLCDFGFAKVDQGDLMTPQFTPYYVAPQVLEAQRRHQKEKSGIIPTSPTPYTYNKSCDLWSLGVIIYVMLCGYPPFYSKHHSRTIPKDMRKKIMTGSFEFPEEEWSQISEMAKDIVRKLLKVKPEERLTIEGVLDHPWLNSTEALDNILPSAQLMMDKAMVAGIQQAHAEQLANMRIQDLKVSLKPLHSVNNPILRKRKLLGTKPKDGVYIHDPENGSNDSNVALEKLRDVIAQCILPQAGKGENEDEKLNEVMQEAWKYNRECKLLRDTLQSFSWNGRGFTDKVDRLKLAEIVKQVIEEQTNSHDSQ; encoded by the exons ATGTCGGGGGATCCCGAGATGGATAAAGCGATCAAG GAAACCTCCATTTTAGAGGAGTACAACATTAACTGGACTCAGAAGCTGGGAGCTGGGATCAGTGGCCCTGTTAG AGTCTGCGTGAAAAAATCCTCTCAAGAACGCTTTGCACTGAAAATCCTTCTTGATCGTCCAAAAGCTAGAAATGAG GTACGTCTGCACATGATGTGTGCAACACATCCAAATATTGTTCAAATTATTGAAGTTTATGCTAACAGTGTGCAGTTCCCACATGAATCCAGCCCAAG GGCTCGGCTCCTAATTGTAATGGAGATGATGGAAGGGGGAGAgctatttcacagaatcagcCAGCACCGGCACTTTACTGAGAAGCAAGCAAGCCAAGTAACAAAGCAG ATAGCTTTGGCTTTGCAGCATTGCCACTCACTAAACATTGCACATAGAGACCTCAAGCCCGAGAATCTCCTCTTCAAGGATAACTCTTTG GATGCACCTGTTAAATTGTGTGACTTTGGGTTTGCCAAAGTAGACCAAGGTGACTTGATGACACCACAGTTCACTCCATATTACGTAGCACCTCAG GTATTGGAGGCACAAAGGCggcatcagaaagaaaaatctggtATTATCCCCACCTCTCCAACACCGTACACATATAACAAG AGCTGTGACTTGTGGTCCCTGGGTGTCATTATTTACGTCATGCTGTGTGGATACCCTCCGTTTTACTCCAAACACCACAGTCGGACAATTCCAAAGGACATGCGGAAAAAGATCATGACAGGAAGTTTTGAATTTCCAGAGGAAGAGTGGAGCCAGATCTCAGAAATGGCGAAAGACATTGTGCGAAA GTTGCTGAAGGTCAAACCAGAGGAGCGGCTGACCATCGAAGGTGTGCTGGACCATCCCTGGCTCAACTCCACTGAGGCACTGGATAACATCCTACCCTCTGCCCAGCTGATGATGGACAAG gcAATGGTTGCAGGGATACAACAGGCTCATGCAGAACAGCTTGCAAACATGAGAATCCAAGACCTCAAAGTCAGTCTCAAACCCCTTCACTCCGTCAACAACCCTATCCTGCGCAAAAGGAAATTACTGGG CACAAAGCCAAAGGATGGTGTTTACATCCACGACCCGGAGAATGGAAGTAATGATTCCAATGTGGCTCTGGAAAAGCTCAGAGATGTGATTGCTCAGTGCATTCTACCACAGGCTGGTAAAG GAGAGAATGAGGATGAGAAGCTGAATGAAGTGATGCAGGAGGCGTGGAAGTATAATCGGGAGTGTAAGTTGCTGCGAGATACTC